Proteins from one Pseudarthrobacter sp. BIM B-2242 genomic window:
- the bcp gene encoding thioredoxin-dependent thiol peroxidase — MIHALTAKLQPGTRAPDFTLKDAQGRDTALADYRGKNVIVYFYPKAATPGCTTEACDFRDNLASMQGKGYEVIGISPDAREALAGFTNDFSLTFPVLSDENHAVAVAYGAWGEKLIDGRVTEGVIRSTVVLNADGSVLLAKYHVDPQGHVAALRQELGI; from the coding sequence ATGATCCACGCCCTGACCGCAAAACTCCAGCCCGGAACCCGGGCCCCTGACTTCACTCTCAAGGACGCACAGGGCCGCGATACAGCCCTTGCCGATTACCGCGGGAAGAACGTCATTGTGTACTTCTACCCCAAGGCCGCCACCCCTGGCTGCACCACCGAAGCTTGCGACTTCCGCGACAACCTGGCGTCGATGCAGGGCAAAGGTTACGAGGTCATCGGCATCTCCCCGGACGCCCGCGAGGCGCTGGCCGGTTTCACAAACGATTTCTCCCTGACCTTCCCCGTGCTGTCCGACGAGAACCACGCAGTCGCCGTCGCCTACGGCGCCTGGGGCGAGAAGCTCATCGACGGGCGCGTCACTGAAGGCGTTATCCGTTCCACTGTTGTCCTGAACGCCGATGGGTCCGTACTTCTCGCGAAGTACCACGTGGATCCCCAGGGTCATGTCGCAGCACTGAGACAAGAATTGGGCATCTAA
- a CDS encoding winged helix-turn-helix domain-containing protein, whose product MAVHVHHPGRRAGQSFPRECPPPAVRGLAVWIMCGSESDVDGAALARSARLVLDYALKFAPEAEVQWPAPGAATSAVEGAAADSSQLPSTAELPSAAGKGAAWAETADDRGTRLPPSAGPVSHVTVDLAANQVLLDGKPVHLTGVEYKVLRYLVTHLSCIVGREELQQFLDTFETPGAATRSIDTYVGRIRRKLGNARQAVATVRGKGYQFVPGAHATVRGPAEYCI is encoded by the coding sequence ATGGCAGTACATGTGCATCACCCCGGGCGCCGTGCCGGTCAGTCTTTTCCCCGAGAATGCCCGCCTCCAGCCGTACGCGGCCTGGCGGTCTGGATCATGTGCGGATCCGAATCCGACGTGGACGGAGCGGCGCTGGCGCGTTCCGCCCGGCTGGTTCTCGATTACGCCCTTAAGTTTGCTCCGGAGGCAGAAGTCCAATGGCCTGCCCCCGGGGCTGCCACGTCCGCCGTGGAAGGAGCCGCAGCCGACTCCTCTCAGCTTCCTTCCACGGCGGAGCTTCCTTCCGCTGCGGGAAAGGGTGCAGCGTGGGCGGAAACCGCGGACGACCGCGGAACCCGGCTGCCGCCCTCAGCCGGTCCGGTCAGCCACGTGACTGTTGACCTCGCTGCCAACCAGGTCCTCCTGGACGGAAAGCCTGTGCATCTCACCGGTGTTGAATACAAGGTCCTCCGATACCTGGTGACGCACCTGTCCTGCATCGTGGGGCGGGAGGAGCTTCAGCAGTTCCTGGACACATTTGAAACGCCCGGCGCTGCCACCCGTTCCATTGATACGTACGTGGGCAGGATTCGGCGAAAGCTCGGAAACGCCCGCCAAGCCGTGGCCACCGTCCGCGGGAAGGGCTACCAGTTTGTACCCGGGGCACACGCCACCGTCCGCGGTCCCGCGGAATACTGCATATGA
- the allB gene encoding allantoinase AllB — protein sequence MSKEGFDLVIRGQHILTTAGLAPREVGVRGGKIVAIEPLGNGLSGTELIELADDETLIPGLVDTHVHVNEPGRTEWEGFASATRAAAAGGVTTIIDMPLNSIPPTTTVDGLKLKREVAEDQAFVDVGFWGGAIPGNKADLRPLHDEGVFGFKCFLLHSGVDEFPHLDADEMEEDMAELRTFDSLMIVHAEDSHAIDRAPHPGGDHYETFLASRPRGAENKAIAEVIERARWTGARAHILHLSSSDALPMIASAKRDGVKLTVETCPHYLTLTAEEIPDGATAYKCCPPIREASNRELLWQGLQDGTIDCIVSDHSPSTLDLKDLENGDFAVAWGGVSSLQLGLPLVWTEARHRGIPLEQVISWMSEKPAALARLATKGQLALGYDADFSIFAPDDAFVVDVAKLKHKNPITPYDGTALSGVVRKTFLRGSLVDGQTPTGKLIRRGGI from the coding sequence ATGTCTAAAGAAGGCTTTGACCTGGTCATCCGTGGCCAGCACATCCTGACCACCGCCGGCCTTGCACCCCGTGAAGTGGGCGTCCGCGGCGGGAAAATCGTCGCCATCGAACCTCTCGGCAACGGCCTCTCCGGAACCGAGCTGATTGAGCTCGCCGACGACGAAACCCTGATCCCGGGCCTGGTGGACACCCACGTCCACGTCAACGAGCCCGGCCGCACCGAGTGGGAGGGTTTCGCCTCCGCCACCCGGGCTGCCGCCGCCGGCGGCGTCACCACCATCATTGACATGCCGCTGAACTCCATCCCGCCCACCACCACCGTGGACGGGCTCAAGCTCAAGCGCGAAGTGGCCGAGGACCAGGCATTCGTCGACGTCGGGTTCTGGGGCGGCGCCATTCCAGGCAACAAAGCGGACCTGCGCCCGCTGCACGACGAAGGCGTGTTCGGCTTCAAATGCTTCCTGCTGCATTCCGGTGTGGACGAATTCCCACATCTGGATGCGGATGAGATGGAGGAGGACATGGCCGAACTCAGGACCTTTGACTCGCTCATGATCGTCCATGCGGAGGACTCCCACGCCATTGACCGGGCACCGCACCCGGGTGGGGACCACTACGAAACATTCCTGGCCTCCCGCCCCCGCGGTGCGGAAAACAAGGCCATCGCCGAGGTCATTGAACGGGCACGCTGGACCGGTGCCCGTGCGCACATCCTGCACCTCTCGTCGTCGGACGCCCTGCCCATGATCGCCAGCGCGAAGCGTGACGGGGTAAAGCTCACAGTTGAGACGTGCCCGCACTACCTGACACTGACGGCCGAGGAAATCCCCGATGGCGCCACCGCCTACAAGTGCTGCCCGCCCATCCGCGAGGCCTCCAACCGGGAACTGCTGTGGCAGGGCCTGCAGGACGGCACCATCGACTGCATCGTCTCGGACCACTCGCCCAGCACGCTGGACCTGAAGGACCTGGAAAACGGCGACTTCGCCGTGGCCTGGGGCGGCGTGTCCTCGCTGCAACTGGGCCTGCCGCTGGTCTGGACCGAGGCCCGGCACCGCGGCATCCCGCTCGAACAGGTCATCTCCTGGATGTCCGAAAAGCCGGCCGCCCTGGCCCGCCTGGCCACCAAAGGCCAGCTCGCCCTGGGCTACGACGCCGACTTCTCCATCTTCGCGCCCGACGACGCCTTCGTGGTGGATGTCGCCAAACTCAAACACAAGAACCCCATCACCCCCTACGACGGCACGGCCCTCTCCGGCGTGGTTCGGAAAACCTTCCTGCGCGGCAGCCTGGTGGACGGTCAGACCCCCACCGGCAAGCTCATCCGCCGCGGCGGCATCTAA
- a CDS encoding glycerate kinase yields the protein MRIVIAPDKFKGSLSAPDVCLHLEKGLQRGAATAHISNLDIVRLPVADGGEGTLDAAVGSGFSRRTARVSGPTGEPVDAEYAVRGSEAVIEMATASGLAVLPRVIRGNQPDSVSATTATSLGTGQLIRAALDAGCHRIILGVGGSANTDGGAGVLQGLGARFLDADGNELPAGGAALARLDTIDFTGFEPRLKDTRFVLASDVDNPLLGAQGAAAVFGPQKGAAQQDVRMLDAALARFVEVLAREIGHRAIKAAEAPGAGAAGGVGYAAIAVLAATRRPGIDVVLEFTRLAERLAGADLVITGEGSLDEQSLLGKTPIGVARAAAAQGVPVIAVCGRTTLAQEQATAAGFEDVYALTELETNVTTCMAEAGTLLEQVGIHISEQLAAKKLSRSPISKEDLHV from the coding sequence ATGCGCATTGTGATCGCCCCGGACAAGTTCAAGGGATCGCTGTCCGCCCCGGACGTCTGCCTGCACCTGGAAAAGGGACTGCAGCGCGGGGCCGCTACGGCGCACATCAGCAACCTGGACATAGTCCGTTTACCGGTAGCCGACGGCGGCGAGGGAACCCTCGATGCCGCCGTCGGCTCCGGCTTCAGCCGCCGCACCGCTCGGGTCTCCGGACCCACCGGTGAACCGGTTGACGCGGAGTACGCTGTCCGGGGCAGCGAGGCCGTCATCGAGATGGCAACAGCATCAGGGCTCGCGGTTTTGCCCCGGGTCATCCGCGGAAACCAACCTGATTCGGTGTCCGCCACTACCGCTACCAGCCTGGGAACGGGCCAGCTGATCCGCGCAGCACTGGACGCAGGCTGCCACCGGATCATCCTCGGTGTGGGTGGCAGCGCCAACACCGACGGCGGCGCCGGCGTCCTTCAGGGCCTGGGGGCGCGCTTTCTGGATGCGGACGGCAATGAACTGCCCGCCGGCGGCGCAGCCCTGGCCCGCCTTGACACCATCGACTTCACCGGTTTTGAGCCCCGGCTGAAGGACACACGCTTTGTGCTGGCTTCCGACGTCGATAATCCCCTGCTCGGCGCACAGGGCGCCGCAGCGGTTTTCGGCCCGCAAAAGGGAGCCGCACAACAGGACGTCCGCATGCTCGACGCCGCCCTGGCCAGGTTTGTCGAAGTCCTGGCCAGGGAAATCGGTCACCGCGCCATCAAGGCCGCGGAAGCTCCGGGCGCGGGAGCTGCCGGCGGAGTAGGTTACGCCGCCATTGCCGTGCTGGCAGCAACCCGCCGCCCGGGCATCGATGTTGTCCTTGAATTCACCCGACTCGCTGAACGCCTGGCCGGGGCGGACCTGGTCATCACAGGAGAAGGCAGCCTGGACGAGCAAAGCCTGCTGGGCAAGACTCCCATTGGCGTTGCACGGGCCGCTGCCGCTCAGGGCGTTCCGGTCATCGCCGTCTGCGGACGCACCACCTTGGCGCAGGAGCAGGCAACCGCCGCGGGGTTCGAGGACGTCTACGCGCTCACCGAGCTTGAAACCAACGTCACCACGTGCATGGCAGAGGCAGGAACGCTTCTGGAGCAGGTGGGAATTCACATCAGCGAACAGCTGGCAGCAAAAAAGCTGTCCCGTTCCCCCATCAGCAAGGAGGACCTCCATGTCTAA
- the gcl gene encoding glyoxylate carboligase, whose amino-acid sequence MSKMRTVDAAVAILEKEGAIEAFGLPGAAINPFYSAMRAHGGIRHTLARHVEGASHMADGYSRAKDGNIGICIGTSGPAGTDMITGLYAAWADSIPMLCITGQAPVAKLHKEDFQAVDIESIAKPLTKMAMTILEPGQVPGAFQKAFQLMRSGRPGPVLLDLPIDVQMAEIEFDIDTYEPLPVEKPKASRRQLEKALDMLTAGERPLIVAGGGIINADASAQLVELAEILSIPVIPTLMGWGAIPDDHRLMAGMVGLQTSHRYGNENYLRSDFVIGIGNRWANRHTGGLDTYTAGRTFVHIDIEPTQIGRVFSPDLGIASDAGAALAGLIELAAERKAATSLPDYSAWVAECQERKASQHRKTHFENIPIKPQRVYEEMNKSFGRDTIYVSTIGLSQIAGAQMLHVFGPRKWINAGQAGPLGWTGPAALGVVRGKPEETVVALSGDYDFQFMIEELAVGAQFNLPYIHVVVNNSYLGLIRQSQRGFQMEQNVSLAFDNINSPETNGYGVDHLKVAEGLGCKAVRVQDPNDLAAAFDKAKALMGEFKVPVVVEVILEKITNISMGVEINAVNEFEELAETAADAPTAILAMQG is encoded by the coding sequence ATGAGCAAGATGCGTACCGTTGATGCAGCGGTTGCCATCCTGGAAAAGGAAGGCGCCATCGAGGCGTTCGGCCTGCCAGGGGCAGCAATCAACCCCTTCTATTCAGCCATGCGGGCCCACGGCGGCATCCGCCACACCCTGGCCCGCCACGTCGAAGGTGCCAGCCACATGGCCGACGGCTATAGCCGCGCCAAGGACGGGAACATCGGCATCTGCATCGGTACCTCCGGTCCTGCCGGAACCGACATGATCACCGGGCTCTACGCCGCCTGGGCCGATTCCATCCCGATGCTGTGCATCACCGGCCAGGCCCCCGTGGCCAAGCTGCACAAAGAAGACTTCCAGGCCGTGGACATCGAATCCATCGCCAAGCCCCTCACCAAAATGGCCATGACCATCCTCGAACCCGGCCAGGTTCCCGGCGCGTTCCAGAAGGCGTTCCAGCTGATGCGCTCCGGCCGCCCGGGCCCGGTCCTGCTGGACCTGCCCATTGACGTGCAGATGGCCGAAATCGAATTCGACATCGACACCTACGAGCCCCTGCCCGTCGAAAAGCCCAAGGCCAGCCGCCGGCAGCTCGAAAAGGCACTGGACATGCTGACAGCCGGCGAGCGTCCCCTGATCGTGGCCGGCGGCGGCATCATCAACGCCGACGCCTCCGCGCAACTGGTGGAACTGGCCGAGATCCTGAGCATACCGGTTATTCCCACCCTGATGGGCTGGGGCGCGATCCCGGACGATCATCGCCTGATGGCCGGAATGGTGGGCCTGCAGACCTCGCACCGTTACGGCAACGAAAACTACCTGCGCAGCGACTTTGTCATCGGCATCGGCAACCGCTGGGCCAACCGCCACACCGGCGGCCTGGACACCTACACCGCCGGCCGCACATTCGTACACATCGACATCGAGCCCACGCAGATCGGCCGCGTCTTCTCCCCGGACCTGGGCATCGCCTCCGACGCGGGCGCGGCGCTGGCCGGCCTGATTGAACTGGCTGCCGAACGCAAGGCTGCCACGTCCCTGCCGGACTACAGCGCCTGGGTTGCCGAATGCCAGGAGCGCAAGGCCTCCCAGCACCGCAAGACGCACTTCGAGAACATCCCCATCAAGCCCCAGCGCGTGTATGAGGAGATGAACAAGTCCTTCGGCCGCGACACCATCTATGTGTCCACCATCGGCCTGTCCCAGATCGCCGGCGCCCAGATGCTGCACGTCTTCGGACCCCGCAAGTGGATCAACGCCGGCCAGGCCGGACCCTTGGGCTGGACCGGACCGGCAGCCCTCGGCGTCGTCCGCGGCAAGCCCGAGGAAACCGTCGTGGCCCTCTCCGGAGACTACGACTTCCAGTTCATGATCGAGGAACTGGCCGTCGGCGCGCAGTTCAACCTGCCGTACATCCACGTGGTGGTCAACAACTCGTACCTGGGCCTGATCCGCCAGTCCCAGCGCGGCTTCCAGATGGAACAAAACGTGTCCCTCGCGTTCGACAACATCAACAGCCCCGAGACCAACGGCTACGGCGTTGACCACCTCAAGGTTGCGGAGGGCCTCGGCTGCAAGGCCGTCCGGGTGCAGGACCCCAACGACCTCGCCGCAGCCTTTGACAAGGCCAAAGCCCTCATGGGCGAGTTCAAGGTCCCCGTGGTGGTTGAAGTGATCCTGGAAAAGATCACCAACATCTCCATGGGTGTGGAAATCAACGCCGTGAACGAGTTCGAGGAACTGGCAGAGACGGCCGCCGACGCCCCCACCGCGATCCTTGCGATGCAGGGCTAA
- a CDS encoding 2-hydroxy-3-oxopropionate reductase, translated as MSNVAVIGLGIMGLPMAINLVKAGHTVTGFNRSQDKIDKLVSEGGKGATSIADAVKDADVVITMVPDSPDVDGVVSGTDGVFANAKKGTLWIDASSIRPDVAKRLADDAREAGIRPLDAPVSGGEQGAIDAVLSIMVGGEKADFEAAQDILNAVGKTIVHVGPSGSGQTVKAANQLIVAVNIEVLAEAIAFLEAYGVDTDAALKVLGGGLAGSKVLDQKGQKMLDRNFDPGFRLALHHKDLGIVTSAAREANVAVPLGAVVAQLVAATVNQGDGALDHSGLFKQVLQFSGRK; from the coding sequence ATCATGGGCCTGCCCATGGCCATCAACCTGGTCAAGGCCGGGCACACCGTCACCGGCTTCAACCGCAGCCAGGACAAGATCGACAAGCTCGTCTCCGAAGGCGGCAAGGGTGCCACGAGCATTGCTGATGCAGTTAAGGATGCCGACGTCGTCATCACCATGGTGCCGGACTCCCCCGACGTTGACGGCGTAGTCAGCGGCACGGACGGCGTCTTCGCCAACGCGAAGAAGGGCACCCTCTGGATCGACGCCTCCAGCATCCGCCCTGACGTTGCCAAGAGGCTCGCCGACGACGCCCGCGAAGCCGGTATCCGCCCGCTGGACGCCCCGGTTTCCGGCGGCGAGCAGGGCGCCATCGACGCCGTCCTGTCCATCATGGTGGGCGGCGAAAAGGCAGACTTCGAGGCAGCCCAGGACATCCTGAACGCCGTCGGCAAGACAATCGTCCACGTGGGTCCGTCCGGCTCCGGCCAGACCGTCAAGGCAGCCAACCAGCTGATCGTGGCCGTCAACATCGAGGTCCTCGCCGAGGCCATCGCTTTCCTTGAGGCCTACGGCGTGGACACCGACGCCGCGCTCAAGGTCCTCGGCGGCGGCCTGGCCGGCTCCAAGGTCCTCGACCAGAAGGGCCAGAAGATGCTGGACCGCAACTTCGACCCCGGCTTCCGCCTGGCCCTGCACCACAAGGACCTGGGCATCGTCACCTCCGCCGCCCGCGAAGCCAACGTCGCCGTCCCCCTCGGCGCCGTCGTCGCCCAGCTCGTCGCCGCCACCGTCAACCAGGGCGACGGCGCACTGGACCACTCAGGACTCTTCAAGCAGGTCCTCCAGTTCAGCGGCCGGAAATAA